The segment AATCATCACCAAAAACACTCACGGCACAGGTTGCACACTCTCATCAGCTATCGCTTGCGCCCTAGCGGCGGGGCTTGGCGTAAAAGAAGCGGTTGGTAGTGCGAAAGAATTCGTCCGCACTGCGCTAATGCAGGATTTGCACATTGGCAGGGGCAACGGCGCGATAAATCACTATTTTCGAATCCCAGAGATGTTTTAAATCTAAATTTGGCGGAATTTTAAAATTTCGCCAAATTTTACCCCCAAAAATACCCCAAAAACATTTAAAATTAAATCATCAAGCTCGAAAATTCCGCTTTTAAAGACAAATTGTGAAATTTCGATTATTAGCGAGAGCAAAAGGCCAAAAATCAAAATTTTTCGCATGCTAAAATTTGGGAAAAAATATCGCGCAAAGAGCCCAAACGGCACAAACCAGACTATGTTTCCCGCAAAAAGATAGATAAATTTTATCGCGCCAAATTTCAAAGTATTTGCGTAATCGCTAAATGGCACGAGATTATATTCGCCGACACGCCAAATTTGATCGAGCCTAAAATTTGCCCTAAAAATCGTGATTTTAAAGAGCGTACAAAGATAAATTATAAAAAGAAAACAAGCTTTGGATTTTTTCATTTGAAATTTAAAATTTGGGTAAATTTTGCCATTAAAAAATGGCAAAATTTTAGGTTATAAATCCCTAGGATCCGCGATTTTACCAGCGATTGCGCTAGCTGCTGCGACGGCTGAGTTTGCTAGATAAACTTCGCTTGTGCGATCGCCCATGCGGCCTACGAAATTGCGATTTGTCGTGCTCACGCATCTCTCTCCATCGCCCAAAATACCCATATATCCGCCAAGGCACGCTCCACAGGTTGGGTTACTCACAACGGCTCCTGCGTCGATGAAAATATCCATTAGCCCTTC is part of the Campylobacter sp. VBCF_01 NA2 genome and harbors:
- a CDS encoding VanZ family protein, which gives rise to MKKSKACFLFIIYLCTLFKITIFRANFRLDQIWRVGEYNLVPFSDYANTLKFGAIKFIYLFAGNIVWFVPFGLFARYFFPNFSMRKILIFGLLLSLIIEISQFVFKSGIFELDDLILNVFGVFLGVKFGEILKFRQI